The region CCACCCTGCTGTCCTCCACCTTCCTGGTGCTGACCTTCGCCCTGTCGGGAGATATCAAGACACGCAGTGAAGCACGGAACCTGTTATTTCGAAGCCGGAATCTGCTGGACTTCAGCAAGGTGGCCCTGAGTAACGCTCTGCTGCTGCGGCTGCTGCAAATGGAGAAGTGGGAGATGCTGATCACCCTGTTCGTGCTCAATTATGTGGTCAGTATCTCGTTCTATTCCAAATCGCAGAGTGCCCAGCACAAGTATGAACGCGACAAATTCGAGCAGATGGCCTACCGCGACTTCCTCACCGGAACCTATAACCGGGCGCATATGGACAAGATGATGAAGGAGCTCAACCAGAGCGGCGAGTACATCGGAATTGTAGTGGCGGACATCGACCGGTTCAAAAAGATCAACGACACTTACAACCACGCCGTCGGCGACCGGGTCATTGTTCATTTTGCGCAGACGCTGCAGAAGCATCTGCAGGAGGGGGACATCCTATTCCGCAGCGGCGGGGAAGAGTTCACGCTGCTGCTGAGGGACAAGACCTTCGAGGAGTGCAGGACACAGATTCAGGAGATTCTGGACAGCCTTCACGATCACAGCGTAAGTGCGGAATTCGAGGAGCAGATGATCCGCGTGCCGTATTCGGCATCCTTCGGGCTCTTTTACTATAAGGCGGACCCGGACCAGAAGACTTCTATGGAAAAAGGGTACGTCTACGCCGACCAGCTCCTGCTGGAGTCCAAGAAGCTTGGCCGCAACCGTCTCTCTTACCGGAACGATGTGCAGCCATAAGCACATGTTCCCGCGCAGGGGGACGGCCTGTCAGGGCCGGGCAGACCCAGTCGAATGTATGCTGTTTTTCGCATACATTTGGACCGGGCGCCTGCGCGTCAGCACAATGTATGCTGTTTTTGGCATACATTCGGGCCGGGCGCCTGCGCGGCAGCACAATGTATGCTGTTTTTGGCATACATTCGGGCCGGACGCCTGCGCAGCAGCACAATGTATGCTGTTTTTGGCATACATCCCAGCTTCCCGACGGAGCAGAAACGGCTCCTCATACTAATATCCCCAATAACAACAAGAGCCGCCCTCCGGCAACCGGAAGAGCGGCTCTTGTTGTTCCTGATGCAGGCGGCGGCTACAGTTCAGCAGCCTTGAAAGTATCTCCGCCGGCAATCGTGCCGGAGTTGAAGCCCTTATAGAACCAGCGCTTGCGCTGTTCGGACGTTCCGTGCGTGAAGCTGTCCGGCACCACATAGCCCTGCGCCCGCTTCTGGATCGTATCATCCCCGACTGCGCTTGCCGCAGTCAGTGCCTCCTCGAGGTCCCCTTCCTCCAGCAGATTCTGGCCCTGGACATGATGCGCCCAGACCCCAGCATAATAATCGGCCTGCAGCTCGAAGCGGACCTGCACCTTGTTGAATTCGGCCTCGCTGAGGCGCTGGCGTTCTGCATTCAGCTGCTCGGAAGCGCCCAGCAGCGTCTGCACATGATGTCCCACCTCATGAGCAATCACATACGCCATGGCGAAGTCACCCGGCGCCTTGAACTGCTGCTGCAGCTCATCATAGAAGCTGAGATCGATATACAGCTTGGCGTCTCCCGGACAATAAAACGGGCCTACGGCTGAGCTTGCGGTTCCGCAGGCAGAGTTCACACTACCGCTGTAGAGCACAAGCGTCGGGTCCTGGTAAGTCATCCCCTGCTTTTTGAAGATATCGGACCAGACATCCTCGGTATCGGCCAGCACCACAGATACGAACTCGGATAGCTCCTTCTCCTGGGCACTCTGTTCATAAGGGACACTTGAGTTCGTACCCGAACCGGTTGAGGTCAGATTCCCCATAATATCGCCGATATTCCCGCCGCTCAGCAGCGTAACAATCACTATAATCACGATCCCGCTAATTCCGCCGCCGATCAGCTTGCCCCCGCCGCCCCCGCCGCGGCCTCTGCGGTCTTCCACATTAGAACTGCCTCTTCTGCCCTGCCATTTCATGGCCTTCCCCCCAGTTATGAATACTCACGAATACTGATGTCTTTGTACTTATTACTGTTATACCCATAATTGCAGGGGTGCCACTCTCTTGAACAGCGGAGCCGGTCTGGTGACAAATGGAAACCGCATAGCAAAACCCCTCCACAGCCGCAGCCATGAAGGGGTTAACATCGGTTAAATGATGGAACAGTTGTTTATTTTGCAGCCTTAGCTGCGCTTAGAATAGCCTTCAGGTAACCTTGGGTATCCACCAAAGTTGCACCGCTTACAGCATCAACGACTTGCTCTTTGCTTTTGTTAGTCAGTGTAGCTTCAAGGGATTTAATCGTTTTGCCAGTGGCGAATTTCTCGATCGCTGCCAGGTTCTTGTCATAGGCTACTGTCGATTTGGCTTCTTCCTTCATGTGCTCACTGTAGTATTTGGCATTGGTCTTCTTGGAGGCCAGCACCATGTTCGGATCTTTGTAGTTCTGGCCGAAATCCTTGTCCGAGTTCGGTACGCCAGTGGCTACATCGGTGCCCAGGAACTGATAATCATCCAGCGAAGCCGCAACGATTACGCCATTTTGTACTACAGCAACCGCTACAGTGAAGCATTTGGTGCCATGGGCAGCCGCTTCCACCCGGCCTACCTTAAGCGGTGCGCTCGCTGCCGAAGTGACATTGTTCAGGGCGCCGCTGTTCCCTACCCCGACAAGTGCCAATGAGATGCCGGCCACGAGCATTAACTTAGTAACTTTTTTCACAAATATTCCCCCAGTTCATGAAATGAGCTTCGCTTACATACTATATTTATCAATATATTGGAAGCCCGTCAGTTACAAATGTTACTAGGAATCTGCAAATATATGGATCACTTATAGATTAGCTGCAGTTTTGTTCGATTGTCACCTTGTCATTCGTAATAGCTTCAATTAATTAAGCGGAAAAAGGGCAACTATTGATCAGTAAATCTACGAATATCCAGCAATAGTTGGACAAACAACACTTATATAAGCTGAAAATAAACATATAGGGCATATTGAGAAAATTAGATGCCCTAAATCCACTTAGCGCTCCTCGGGGAGTAATGGTTCGTAAATTAAATAGCATAAATCCGCTTATTGTTCGATGTTCCGGCTGGAGGGAAGGTCGCCTGAACAACAACAAAAAAGCCAAGCCGCATCCTCCAGAGTTCAGAGAGACGCGGCCCGGCTGGGCATGACATCTATGGAGTTGTCTTAACTTCACAGGCTCCATTAGTTAATGGCTACTCCTGGTCTACGCCGCCGATTTGCCCGCGCAGACGGCGCATATCCTCCGGCCAGGGATCGGCTACTTCAATCTTGTTGCGGGTCCAGGGGTGGGCGAAAATCAGCTTCTCGCCATGCAGCGCCTGGCGGCCGGAGCTCTCCGGCTTTGCCTTGACTCCCGGCCTCAAGGGAGGAGCCGGCTGCTTGCCGGAGATTTGCAGACCAGGGGTAAGGCCTGCCTTCTCCTGCTCTTCGAACCAGGCCGTAATGGCAGATTTCACCTGACCAGGCTTCGTGCGCGGCTGCTTCTCATCATATAAAGAGGGAATACCCGCGGTATGCCAGCCCGCTCCGCCGTAGAGGTCATCCCCGAAGAGCGGATGCCCCGCGTGGCTGAGGTGGACACGAATCTGGTGCGTCCGGCCCGTCTCCAGCTCCAGCTTCACTACGGTTCCGCCGGGCAGGGCTTCGCGCCCCACAATCCGTGTTACCGCCGCCTGCCCTCCAGGGGATACCCGTCTGCGCGCCGCATGATGGCGGTCACGGCCGATGGGGGCATCAATCACTGTAAGCTCAGGCGGCACTGTGCCTTCAACAATCGCGGCATACAGGCGGGATACCTTCTTCTCACGCATATCATCATCCAGCACAAGCTGGGCGTATTCGTTCTTCGCATACAGCACAGGTCCGGTGGTATCCTTGTCCAGCCGGTGGATATGACGGACGGCAATGCCGCCGCCGGAAGCCGCATAATGCGCGGCTACAAGATGATCCAGCGTCACCTCCGTGCTGGTGCCGTCCGGATGAACTGCCATACCCGCAGGCTTGTGGACCACAAGGCAAAAGTCGTCCTCGAACAGCACCTCAGGCGCAGCTTCCTGCCATACCGGCTCTATTCCCGCTTCCCGGTGCGGGAACAGGGCCAGCCGCAGCCGGTCGCCCCTCCACTGGATGCCGTCCTCGAGGCGCAGCCGGGCATGCAGCTTCTCCGGCATGCCGGCTACGCCCAGCAGCCAGGCATCGATGGCTGCCGGTCTGTCGGCAGCCGACGTAATAACCCGGCCAGGCATGGCTTCCAGCCATTCCCCGCGCCGGGTCCACTTGCCGCCGCCCGCGAAGGGGGCGCTGGCGGTATCACTTCCGTCTTGGCCCGCGCCGCTGCCATGCTGGCCGGACAACTCCTCCGGTCCGGCCGTCATAGCGATTTCAGGGCCTGATAATGGCCCGCAATTGTATCGTCAATATCCTGCTCGCTATGCGCAGCGGATACGAACATTCCCTCGAACTGGGACGGCGGAACGCTGATGCCCTGATCCAGCATTTTGCCAAAATAACGCTTGAACAGCTCCAGGTTACTGGTCTTGGCCGTCTCGAAGTTAATGACCGGCTCCTCCGTGAAGAACGGACATACCATCGAGCCCACGCGGTTAATCGTCAGCGGAATTCCCGTCTCCTGCGCATTGCGCTTAAGTCCGGCTTCCAGCCTTGCGCCAAGCGACTCCAGATGGGTGTAGACCTCAGGGGTCAGCAGCGCAAGCGTGCTGTAGCCCGCCGCCATCGCCAGCGGATTTCCGCTGAGTGTGCCTGCCTGATAGATCGGGCCGGACGGGGCGATCTGCTCCATGATCTCTCTTTTGCCGCCATAAGCCCCTACAGGAAGCCCGCCGCCGATAACCTTGCCGAAGCAGGTCAGGTCCGGGTCCAGCCCGAACAGTCCCTGCGCACATCCCCGGTCCACACGGAAGCCGGTCATCACCTCGTCAAAAATCAGCAAAGCCCCGTACCCCGTAGTCACCTTACGAAGCCCCTCCAGGAACCCCGGAAGCGGAGGCACCACGCCCATATTTCCGGCGATCGGCTCAACGATGATAGCGGCAATCTCGTTGCCGTAACGTTCAAAAGCGGTTTTGACCCCGTCCAGGTCATTATAAGGTACCGTGATCGTATTCACCGCCACACCTTCCGGCACGCCCGGACTATCCGGCAGCCCCAACGTAGCCACCCCGGAACCGGCTTTAATCAGCAGGCTGTCGGCATGGCCGTGATAGGAGCCTTCGAATTTGAGGATTTTGCTGCGTCCGGTGTAGCCGCGGGCCAGTCTGATCGCGCTCATCGTCGCTTCCGTCCCCGAATTCACCATGCGGACAATGTCCACCGAGGCTACGCGTTCCACCACGGTTTTGGCCATTGCGGTCTCAAGCAGGGTAGGCGCGCCGAAGCTTGTCCCTCTGGCCGCAGTCTCCTGCAACGCCTTCACCACCTCAGGATGGGCATGCCCCATAATCAGCGGTCCCCACGAACATACGTAGTCAATGAAGCTGTTGCCGTCAATATCGTAGATCCGCGAGCCTTCGCCCCTCTCGACATACACCGGGGTCAATCCTACGGATTTGAATGCCCGGACCGGGCTGTTCACCCCGCCGGGAATATATTGTTTTGCCTCTTCAAAAGCGGTGCGGGAAGCCTCTTCCCGGCGGTTCAGCGGTATATTGCCCATGCTTGTTCCCTCCTGATCCTAGCCGCGCAGCCAGCGGGCTGCGTCCTTGGCGAAATAGGTAATGATTACATCTGCTCCGGCGCGCTTCATGCCGGTCAGCATCTCCAGCACAACCGCCTGCTCATCGATCCAGCCCTGCTGCGCAGCCGCCTTGACCATCGAGTACTCACCGCTGACATTGTAGGCTACGAGAGGCAAATCGAACTGGTCGCGGATCGTACGGATTACATCCAGATAAGCCAGTGCAGGCTTCACCATCAGCATATCCGCGCCTTCCAGCACATCGGAATCCGCTTCGCGGATAGCTTCCCGCAGGTTGGCCGGGTCCATCTGATACGTCTTGCGGTTGCCGAACTGGGGAGCGGAATCCGCTGCTTCGCGAAACGGGCCGTAGAAGGCGGAGGCGTATTTTACCGAATAGGACATGATCGGCACCTGCTCGAAGCCATTCGCATCGAGTCCGGCACGGATCGCCTGCACGAATCCGTCCATCATGTTGGACGGCGCGATAATATCCGCCCCTGCCCGGGCCTGTGAGACCGCCGTGCGGGTCAGCAGTTCAAGCGAAGCATCGTTGATTACATCCCCATGCACCACACCATCCACCGTATGGGTATGCACCATGCCGCAGTGGCCGTGGTCAGTGAATTCACACAGGCAGGTGTCGGCGACGACCAGCAGGTCGGGATACCATTTTTTGATCAGACGCGTGGCTTCCTGCACAATGCCATCATCTGCGAAGCCGGACGAGCCAACCGCATCCTTCGTCTCGGGGATACCGAACAGCAGTACCGCCGGAATGCCCAGGGAAGCAATCTCATCCACCTCCGCCTTAAGCGTGTCCAGCGAGAAATGATACACGCCGGGCATGGAGCTGATCTCATTCTTCACACCGGTTCCATAGGTTACAAAAATCGGCTGGATGAAATCCAGCACATTCAACACCGTCTCGCGCACCATGCCGCGAATACCGGCCGACCCGCGCAAACGGCGGTGTCTGGTTATTGGAAAGCTCATTGCTGTAAACCTCCTGTTCAGTAAGTAGTTAATAAGCAGTTAAGTAGATACGCACATCTAATCGTCTTAAGCCGTATTGAGATGTTAAAATTAACGAAGATAATAGGCCGGACCCGATTGTAACGCTCAAAGGAAGCGCTGACAGATCTGGAAGGAACAGGCTATCTCAGCCTTGTCGTTTCATTCCAGCGGCACAGCTCCTGCACCAGTCCTTCGATGGTGGCTTCCTCCGGGAGCAGTCCCGGAGTGAAGCCTGCTTCGACTGCGGTCTGTTCGGTAACCGGACCGATGCAGGCAATCTTAACGCCTGCCAGCAGCGCCAGCGGATCTTCCAGGCCCATCCGCTTCAGGATGCCGAGGAAATTGCGCACTGTAGACGAGCTGGTGAAGGTCACCGCATGAATGCGCTTCTCCTCCAGCAGCTTCACCAGTTCAATATCATCCTCGCCGGTGACCACCGTCTCATACGTATCCACTTCCGTCACTGCAAGTCCCAGCTCCCTCAGCTTGCCGGGCAGCCATTCGCGCGCCAGATCGCCGCGCGGAAGCAGCACCTTCTGCCCTGGCTTAAGCTCCGGGCCGAACGCTTCAATCAGCCCTTCCGCCTGGAAGCGGCCGGGCAATTCTTCGGAGATCAGCCCGCGCTCTGCGAGCGCTGCAGCCGTACCCGGTCCCACTGCGCATAGACGCGCCCTGTGCAGGCTGCGGATATCCAGCTTCTGTTGCGTCAGATGCCGCATGAAGAAGTCTACGCCGTTCGGACTGGTGAAGAACACCCAGTCATACGCCGCAAGCCCGCCAAGTGCCGCAGCGATCTCCGCCTGCTTGTCCGCATCCCGCTGCATCACCGTCTCAATGACCGGGAACTCATACGGCTCGCCGCCCAGCTCCTCGATCCGGTCCACCAGTTCGCTTGCCTGTGCGCGCGCCCGCGTCACTACAATCCGCTTGCCGAACAGCGGCAGCGCCTCGACCCACATCAGGTGCTCCCGCTGGAGCACAACGTCACCGACCACAATAACCGCCGGCGGCTGAAAATCGGCCGCTGTAACCTTCGCCTCAATATCGGCCAACGTGCCGGTCAGCGTCTCCTGATCTGCACGGGTCCCCCAGCGCACCAGCGCCACCGGAGTCTCCGGCGGACGGCCATGCTTCATGAGCTGGGCGCTGATGTAACCGATTTTGGCGACACCCATCAGGAATACCAGCGTGCCTGTCGCATTCGTTACTTTATCCCATTGAATGGAATGATCCAGCTTATCCGGGCTCTCATGGCCCGTAATAATCGACAGGGAAGACGACGCCTCCCGGTGGGTTACCGGAATACCGGCATACGCCGGGACGCTGATGGCTGAGGTAATGCCCGGCACAATCTCATAGTAGATGCCATTCCTGCGCAGCAGCTCTGCTTCTTCACCCACCCGGCCAAAAATCACAGGGTCCCCGCCCTTCAGCCGCACCACCGTTTTGCCCTCAAGCGCGAGATTCACCAGCAGCTGATTAATATCCTCCTGCTTCATCGTATGGCGGTCCGAGAGCTTGCCTACGTAAATTTTCTCACCGCCGGGCTTCATCCATTTCAGCAGCCTTGGACTGGCCAGTCTGTCATAGACCAGCACATCGGCCTTTTGGATACACTCCAGCCCCTTAACCGTAATCAGCTTCGCATCCCCCGGACCTGCACCTACCAGATATACCTTCCCCGCCATCTCCGTCATCCCCTTATCCCTATACACATACTATTCAGGCCTGCATAAGCTTCTCGGTAACCTGCGCTGCTCCCCTGTATAACCCGTACCCCATGTACTCCTTATTCCCTTACATCGGCCAAAATCTTCTCCGCACCTCGGGCCACCAGCTTCCGTGCAACCTCCGCACCCAGCTCCACCGGATCTTCACCGGTGCAGGTCTCCTTCAGAATGACTGTGCCGTCCGGTGTTCCGACCATTCCGGTTAACGTTATGGACGGCCTCGCAGCTGTTCCGGCTTCTGATTCAAGTACCGCATAGGCGCCAATCGGCACCTGGCAGCCCCCGTTCAGAGCGCCGAGGAAGGTCCGCTCCGCCGTAACAGTAAGCGCCGTGCGCTCATCGTTATACAGCGCCAGCAGCTTGCGCAGCTCGTTGTCGTCCTTGCGGCATTCGATGCCGAGTGCGCCCTGGCCGACAGCGGGCAGGCAGACCTCAGGCGGCAAATATGCCGTAATCCGGTCCTGCCACCCCATTCGCGACAGCCCCGCCGCTGCCAGCAGAATCGCGTCATATTCGCCGCTCTCCAGCTTCTTCAGCCGGGAGTCGATATTGCCGCGTACCGGCTCAATGAGCAGATCCGGTCTCAGCGCAGCCAGCTGGCTGGAGCGCCGCAAGCTGCTGGTGCCTACGCGCGCGCCTTCCGGCAGCTCCTCAAGGCCCGCTCCGCTGCTTGAGATCAGCACATCGCGCGGATCTTCGCGCTTCGGCACCGCTCCATTCATTAAGCCTTCCGGCAATTCGGAAGGCATATCCTTCATACTATGTACCGCCATATCAATGTCCTTGGCGAGCATCGCCTGCTCAATTTCCTTGACGAACAAACCTTTGCCGCCCACTTTCGACAGGGTCACATCGAGAATCCGGTCACCCTTGGTCACAATCTTATGCACCTCAAAAGTAAAATCAAACCCATGCGCTCCGCTAAGCCGCTCCAGATCGGCAATCACATGCCCCGTCTGCGTTAAAGCCAGCGCACTTTGTCTGCTGCCCACGATAATCTTCCGCATGCCCAATTCCCCCTGTTTAAGTCAGTCCCTTATTCCAGCCGCCGCCGTGCAACTCTCCCGTGGATAAACACGCCCGGGCCGCCTCGGTTGAATTCAAGGGTATTTATACACCTCATTCGCTCGATTGAGCCACTTTCGCTGAATTCAAGGGTATTTGTACACCTCATTCGCTCGATTGAGCCGCTTCCGCTAAATTCAAGGGTATTTATACACCTCATTTGCTCAATTGAGCCGCTTCGGCCGAATTCAAGGGTATTTATACACCTCATTTGCTCAATTGAGCCGCTTCAGCCGAATTCAAGGGTATTTATACACCTCATTTGCTCGATTGAGCCACTTTCGCTGAATTCAAGGGTATTTGTACATCTCATTCGCCCGCCTCAGCCACTTCCGCCGCCTATTCCTCCCGGTTGCGCGCCACCCAAGCCTCAATCTCCCCGCGTGTCCATGGTATAAAGGTGCCCTGCCGCAGCTCATTCAACACATCCAGCTTCCCCAGCCGCCGCAAGAGCCGCGCCCGGGTCTCTGCCGCCGGCTCCAGCTGCTTAATCGCTGTCCGCAGCTCATGCAGGAAATCCAGATACGGCTCGTATTCCTCGCCGAGCAGCCCCGCAATCTGCTGCGTAATCTCCGCAGCCGCCGACGGTCCCGCCCCGGAGGTCGAGACCGTAACCGTCAAGCGCCCGCGGCGGAGCACGCCGGGCGTAATGAACGTGCCCGCCTCTGCATGGCTGGCCACATTAACGGGCAGCCCCAGCTGCCGGGCTTCCGCGGCAACGGCCTCGTTCACCGCCCTGTTATCGCTGGCGGCATAGACCAGAACAGCTCCCTGGAGATCCCCGGGAGCATAGGGGCGGCTGATCCATTGCAGCCGCCCCTCATCAGCCATCGCAGCCAGCGTCCCGCTGAGCGAGGGGCTGATCACCGCCAGCTCCGCACCCGCTTCCAGCAGCGGAGCCGCCTTGCGCACAGCCACCGCCCCGCCGCCAACGATCACCACCCGCCGTCCTTCCACATCCAGCATAATCGGCAGATACTTTTTCATCCCACTCACTCCAGCTCCCCAGCACTTTCAACTCGCTCTCATCCATCGTCCATCCCACTGGCAAGCTATTCTCCATCCCGCTCACTCCAGCTCTCCCCAGCACTCCAACTCGCTCTCATCCATCGTCCATCCCACTGGCAAGCTACTCTCCATCCCGATAACTCCAGCTCTCCCCAGCGCTTCCAACCCACTCTCATCCATCGTCCATCCCACTGGCAAGCTACTCTCCATCCCGCTCACTCCAGCTCTCCCCAGCACTTCCAACTCGCTCTCATCCATCGTCCATCCCACTGGCAAGCTACTCTCCATCCTGCTCACTCCAGCTCTCCCCAGCGCTTCCAACTCGCTCTCATCCATCGTCCATCCCACTTCATTCCCCGCCCCAGCCATGGAACTCCGACCAGGAATTCAGCAGGAAATTAAGAATAATGAAGCCGTACCCCGCAATCGCCCAGCGGGCCATGACTGTACCGCTTCGGCGGCCGGAGAACTTCAGCACAAGGTAGACGATGTAGACGCCCAGGCCCGTAAGCGTAGTCAGGACCTTCGTATCCTGAAACAGCGGTGTCCGCCCTTCCGCTACAATCGACAGACCCGCCAGAATCAGCGAGGCCAGCAGCAGTGGTACTCCGGCCAGGATCGCCGTGTAGGAATATTTGTCCATCGTCTCCAGGCTGGGCAGCCTGCGGACGCGGTCATCCCACTTCTTATTCTTCAGCTTCGTATGCAGGAACAGATACATTATCGCAAATACCGTCCCCAGTGTCAGTGCGGCAAAGCTCAGATTCGCCAAAATGACATGCATCGCCAGCCACCCGTGCACCGCACTCCAGCTCTGCAGCGTATGATCCTCTGCCGTCAGCCATACCCGGTTCAGCAGAAATACGCTGAAGCCCGCCATGCTGAGCAGCAGCACCGTGAACTCACCGCCGCGTGTATACGTCACGGCAAACGAGGTAACCACCATGCTGAAGGAGAACCAGAACAGGAAATCATAAGGCGTGAAAATTGGCAATCCGCCCTCCTGGGAGAAGCGGATCGCAAGGCCGGTCAGCTGAAGCAGGCCTACGACAGCAAGAAGCCCTGTGCCCAGCCGCTTTCCGCCCGGATTACGCCGAAGGCAATCCGAGAAAACAAACAGCAGGCTCAGGGCATATAGCAGCAGAGCGGCATCATATATTCCGTTCAGCAGTAGCATGTGGCTCACCCGCCCAGCAAACCGGCTGGGGTAAGCACCGCTCCCGGCACACGGATCTCTCCGCCGGAGGGCCGTTCAGCAGCGCTGCGCTGAAGCGGTTCAACACTTTCACCGGCCGGACCTGCATCCAGCTGCTCCTGCAGGGCGAAGATTTGAGTGAAATATTCCAGCGCTTCATTCCCCTGCTTGCCGCCGGACATCTCCTTAATCACGTTGATCGGATCGTGCATCATCTGGTTGACGATGCTCTTGGTCAGCCGGCGGATCACCTTGCGCTGATGCTCATCCAGCTCAGGCAGCTTGTTGAACAGACTATCCATCGTTTCTTCATAAATTCCGTTTGACTTGTCCTGCAGCGCACGGATCACCGGTCTGACTCCCAGCGTCTTCAGCCATTGCTGGAATTCCTCCATCTCACCTTCAATCATAACCTCAATCTTGGCGGCTTCACTGCGGCGCATCTCCAGATTGCTCTCCACAATGCCCTCCAGATCATCAATATCATAGAGGAACACATCCGGCACACTGGCAGCGGCAGGATCAATATCCCGTGGCACAGCAATGTCGATCATGAACAGCGGCCGTGAAGGGCGGCGCTTCATGCCCTCGGCTACCTGGGCTGCCGTCAGCACATAGCCGTCCGCACCCGTGGAGCTGATCACAATATCCACTTCATCCAGAGACTTCAGCGCCTCTTCAATCGTGCGGGGTTTACCCGAGAATTTCTCGGCCAGCTCTACAGCACGGGACAAGGTACGGTTGGCGACAATGACTTCCGCCGCGCCGCTGCTGTAAAGATGCTTGACCGTCAGCTCGCTCATTTTGCCGGCGCCGAGAATGAGCACTCTTTTGCCGGTGAACATGCCGAAGATTCGCTTCCCCAGCTCCACTGCCGCATAGCTGACCGACACCGCACTCTCGCCGATCGAGGTCTCACTATGCGCACGCTTGCCGAGCGTCACCGCCTGCTTGAACAGCCGGTTGAACCAGGTTCCGGTAACCCCTTCCGCCTGAGCCGTCAGGAAGGCGCTGCGCACCTGACCCAGAATCTGTGTCTCGCCAATCACCATGGAATCCAGACCGCAGGTGACACGCATCAGATGGGCAATCGCCTGCTCGTCTTCATATATATACATATGTTGCGTAAATACATCACTTCTTACTCCGAACCACTGCTCCATGAAGCTGCGGATGAAATATCCGCACATATGAAGGCGGTCCACGACCACATAAATTTCCGTCCGGTTACAGGTGGCGACAACGACCCCTTCCAGAACGCTCTTCGTCTGCAGCAGCTGATGAAGCGCAGCAGGCAGATCTTTCTCGGCAAAAGCGAACTGTTCCCTCACCTCTACGGGAGCCGTACGGTAATTCAGGCCAACGACGACAATATGCATCGCTTGTTCACCATCCTAATCTATATTCATTGGTGTAGGCGCTGTTACTGCTTATCAGCAAATAATAGAATCAATTTCACAAGATCTCAAAACGCTGTGTTAAGTATATCACATCAAAATACGGCTTTTAACAAAACCTTTGAACTATTTATGAATTGCAGATAATAATTATTATAAATAAGTGCATAAGTAATTAAATATAACATGTTGATGAAACATTGACACACTTTATTGCGGATGATAGCATATAACAAATGATCTGAGTTAACTTTTATAACATATGTAGCAAAAACGACCTAATTCTCCTTTCCCGAGTTAACATTGTGTCAGTTATGTCCTTTCAAACCTCTCTTGTATAAGCCCGTTAATCCGGAATGGGCGTATCTACAGGCAACCGTAAATTGCCCCAGGCTACAAGAGGCCAGACCCCTGCTGGATAAATCAGTGTGAGCTTACGGGTGAAACCGGGCTTTTCTCTGCTGATGTATCCTGCTCTGGACTGCGCCTCCTTTAGCCTGGGGTTTTTAGCATCCA is a window of Paenibacillus sp. FSL H3-0469 DNA encoding:
- a CDS encoding GGDEF domain-containing protein, which produces MSKARVFDLFLFVAALAIAFIPAHAVVLDATYIKALLLYTIFSSIYFQLRIVTRSGNSTIDYAISYTSSFGIFAGPLGTLLFETVYRFIVYFYKKKTKTADPGEFLDTFYNIGSFTLGGSAAYYLYTALSPLADKLPLGYWLLFLLVVCVTTLLSSTFLVLTFALSGDIKTRSEARNLLFRSRNLLDFSKVALSNALLLRLLQMEKWEMLITLFVLNYVVSISFYSKSQSAQHKYERDKFEQMAYRDFLTGTYNRAHMDKMMKELNQSGEYIGIVVADIDRFKKINDTYNHAVGDRVIVHFAQTLQKHLQEGDILFRSGGEEFTLLLRDKTFEECRTQIQEILDSLHDHSVSAEFEEQMIRVPYSASFGLFYYKADPDQKTSMEKGYVYADQLLLESKKLGRNRLSYRNDVQP
- a CDS encoding neutral zinc metallopeptidase translates to MKWQGRRGSSNVEDRRGRGGGGGGKLIGGGISGIVIIVIVTLLSGGNIGDIMGNLTSTGSGTNSSVPYEQSAQEKELSEFVSVVLADTEDVWSDIFKKQGMTYQDPTLVLYSGSVNSACGTASSAVGPFYCPGDAKLYIDLSFYDELQQQFKAPGDFAMAYVIAHEVGHHVQTLLGASEQLNAERQRLSEAEFNKVQVRFELQADYYAGVWAHHVQGQNLLEEGDLEEALTAASAVGDDTIQKRAQGYVVPDSFTHGTSEQRKRWFYKGFNSGTIAGGDTFKAAEL
- the hemL gene encoding glutamate-1-semialdehyde 2,1-aminomutase — protein: MGNIPLNRREEASRTAFEEAKQYIPGGVNSPVRAFKSVGLTPVYVERGEGSRIYDIDGNSFIDYVCSWGPLIMGHAHPEVVKALQETAARGTSFGAPTLLETAMAKTVVERVASVDIVRMVNSGTEATMSAIRLARGYTGRSKILKFEGSYHGHADSLLIKAGSGVATLGLPDSPGVPEGVAVNTITVPYNDLDGVKTAFERYGNEIAAIIVEPIAGNMGVVPPLPGFLEGLRKVTTGYGALLIFDEVMTGFRVDRGCAQGLFGLDPDLTCFGKVIGGGLPVGAYGGKREIMEQIAPSGPIYQAGTLSGNPLAMAAGYSTLALLTPEVYTHLESLGARLEAGLKRNAQETGIPLTINRVGSMVCPFFTEEPVINFETAKTSNLELFKRYFGKMLDQGISVPPSQFEGMFVSAAHSEQDIDDTIAGHYQALKSL
- the hemB gene encoding porphobilinogen synthase; the encoded protein is MSFPITRHRRLRGSAGIRGMVRETVLNVLDFIQPIFVTYGTGVKNEISSMPGVYHFSLDTLKAEVDEIASLGIPAVLLFGIPETKDAVGSSGFADDGIVQEATRLIKKWYPDLLVVADTCLCEFTDHGHCGMVHTHTVDGVVHGDVINDASLELLTRTAVSQARAGADIIAPSNMMDGFVQAIRAGLDANGFEQVPIMSYSVKYASAFYGPFREAADSAPQFGNRKTYQMDPANLREAIREADSDVLEGADMLMVKPALAYLDVIRTIRDQFDLPLVAYNVSGEYSMVKAAAQQGWIDEQAVVLEMLTGMKRAGADVIITYFAKDAARWLRG
- the cobA gene encoding uroporphyrinogen-III C-methyltransferase, translated to MAGKVYLVGAGPGDAKLITVKGLECIQKADVLVYDRLASPRLLKWMKPGGEKIYVGKLSDRHTMKQEDINQLLVNLALEGKTVVRLKGGDPVIFGRVGEEAELLRRNGIYYEIVPGITSAISVPAYAGIPVTHREASSSLSIITGHESPDKLDHSIQWDKVTNATGTLVFLMGVAKIGYISAQLMKHGRPPETPVALVRWGTRADQETLTGTLADIEAKVTAADFQPPAVIVVGDVVLQREHLMWVEALPLFGKRIVVTRARAQASELVDRIEELGGEPYEFPVIETVMQRDADKQAEIAAALGGLAAYDWVFFTSPNGVDFFMRHLTQQKLDIRSLHRARLCAVGPGTAAALAERGLISEELPGRFQAEGLIEAFGPELKPGQKVLLPRGDLAREWLPGKLRELGLAVTEVDTYETVVTGEDDIELVKLLEEKRIHAVTFTSSSTVRNFLGILKRMGLEDPLALLAGVKIACIGPVTEQTAVEAGFTPGLLPEEATIEGLVQELCRWNETTRLR